A single region of the Gemmatimonadaceae bacterium genome encodes:
- a CDS encoding type IV pilus twitching motility protein PilT: MVEITPDGETEAVGSGFDYRGVLRQMLEQNASDLHLKVGCAPTLRVDGELRSLPLPPLRSDDMKALADQIMPPKRQREFSEMKEADFALGVPGIGRFRVNAFQQRGTIAYAFRVVPLQAHTIAELNLPPIVEQISLKPRGLVLVTGITGSGKSTALAAMIQYINQNRSANIITIEDPIEFLHRDNKSRISQREVGTDTGSFEQALRRVLRQDPDVLLVGEIRDFATLDTAMKAADTGHLVFSTLHTTDATQTINRVLSFYPPDQQSEVRFLLASALEAVISLRLIPRADRRGRVPAVEVLVNTAAVRDNIRDVSKTLDIPELIADGTVQYGMQSFDQSLMNWYTKDVISYENAMYSATNPSEFALRVQGIASASDSKWEHLNQEVRS, encoded by the coding sequence ATGGTTGAGATCACGCCTGACGGAGAAACCGAGGCGGTCGGATCCGGCTTCGATTATCGCGGCGTGCTTCGTCAGATGCTCGAGCAGAACGCCTCGGATCTTCACCTGAAAGTCGGATGCGCTCCCACGCTTCGCGTCGACGGCGAGCTGAGGAGCCTGCCTCTGCCGCCATTGCGCTCCGACGACATGAAAGCTCTGGCGGATCAGATCATGCCTCCGAAGCGTCAGCGCGAATTCTCGGAGATGAAGGAGGCTGATTTCGCGCTCGGTGTACCGGGGATCGGCCGCTTTCGCGTGAACGCCTTTCAGCAGCGCGGCACGATCGCCTATGCGTTTCGTGTGGTTCCGCTGCAGGCTCATACGATCGCCGAGCTGAACCTTCCGCCGATAGTCGAGCAGATATCACTGAAGCCGCGCGGGCTCGTTCTTGTAACGGGGATCACCGGCTCGGGAAAATCCACCGCTCTTGCGGCGATGATTCAGTACATCAATCAGAATCGCTCCGCCAACATCATTACCATCGAAGATCCGATCGAGTTTCTGCACAGGGACAACAAGTCCCGCATCAGTCAGCGCGAGGTGGGAACGGATACCGGCAGCTTCGAGCAGGCTCTCAGGCGCGTGCTGCGCCAGGATCCCGATGTTCTGCTCGTAGGTGAGATTCGCGATTTCGCGACGCTCGACACCGCGATGAAGGCGGCGGATACGGGGCACCTGGTTTTTTCGACGCTGCACACGACCGACGCCACGCAGACCATCAACCGCGTCCTCTCGTTCTATCCGCCGGATCAACAGTCCGAGGTGCGCTTTCTCCTGGCGAGCGCGCTCGAGGCAGTGATCTCGCTTCGACTGATTCCGCGTGCCGACCGGAGGGGCCGGGTCCCCGCAGTGGAGGTGCTCGTCAATACAGCGGCCGTCAGGGACAACATCCGCGACGTGTCGAAGACGCTCGACATCCCGGAGCTGATTGCCGACGGAACAGTTCAGTATGGAATGCAGAGCTTCGACCAGTCGTTGATGAACTGGTACACGAAGGACGTCATATCGTATGAAAACGCGATGTACTCGGCCACGAATCCAAGCGAATTCGCGCTGCGCGTGCAGGGAATTGCGAGTGCCAGCGACTCCAAGTGGGAGCATCTGAACCAGGAAGTGAGAAGCTGA
- the accC gene encoding acetyl-CoA carboxylase biotin carboxylase subunit: protein MFKKILIANRGEIALRVIRACRELGIQTVAVYSEADRESLHVRFADDDVCIGPAPARDSYLKIPRIIAAAEIAGADAIHPGYGFLAENAEFAETCAASNIAFIGPTAEQIRVMGDKAAARNAMARVDVPIIPGTPGPVDDADEALEFARAIGFPVIIKAAAGGGGKGMRVAAEPEDFTRSFQLARSESLSAFGSGDVYVEKYLERPRHVEFQIMGDRHGNVIHLGERDCSVQRRHQKLIEEAPSPAVTPDLRERMGDAAVRGAKAIDYVGAGTIEMLLNADGNFYFMEMNTRIQVEHPVTEMLTGVDLVKEQIRVAAGEKLSVSEPPALRGHVIECRVNAEDPARNFQPSPGRIDVFHPPGGPGVRLDTHVYTGYTVPPYYDSLLAKLICQGRDRAEALRRMQVALESFIIEGVTTTIPFLARVMADPHFQAGDIDTKFLEREAHLLREPV, encoded by the coding sequence ATGTTCAAGAAGATCCTGATCGCGAATCGCGGTGAAATTGCGCTTCGCGTCATCCGCGCGTGTCGCGAGCTTGGGATACAGACAGTAGCTGTTTACTCGGAGGCGGACAGAGAGTCCCTCCATGTTCGCTTCGCGGATGACGACGTCTGCATCGGCCCTGCTCCGGCCCGCGATTCCTACCTGAAAATTCCGCGAATCATCGCCGCCGCGGAGATCGCCGGCGCCGACGCAATACACCCGGGCTACGGATTTCTCGCCGAGAACGCGGAGTTCGCCGAGACGTGCGCGGCGAGCAACATCGCCTTCATCGGCCCCACAGCCGAGCAGATCAGAGTGATGGGCGACAAGGCTGCGGCACGGAATGCAATGGCTCGCGTCGACGTTCCCATCATTCCCGGCACTCCCGGTCCCGTGGACGACGCCGACGAGGCTCTGGAGTTTGCGCGGGCAATCGGATTTCCGGTGATCATCAAGGCCGCGGCCGGAGGTGGTGGGAAGGGAATGCGTGTTGCCGCCGAGCCGGAAGATTTCACACGGTCATTTCAGCTCGCACGATCCGAGTCATTGTCCGCGTTCGGGAGTGGCGACGTATATGTCGAGAAATATCTCGAGCGTCCGCGCCACGTCGAGTTTCAGATCATGGGCGACAGGCACGGCAACGTAATTCACCTCGGCGAGCGGGATTGCTCCGTGCAGCGGCGCCACCAGAAATTGATCGAGGAAGCTCCGAGCCCGGCTGTCACTCCCGATCTGCGCGAGCGCATGGGCGACGCGGCCGTCAGAGGGGCGAAGGCAATCGATTACGTGGGAGCCGGCACGATCGAGATGCTGCTCAACGCCGACGGAAACTTCTATTTCATGGAGATGAACACCCGAATCCAGGTCGAGCATCCGGTGACGGAAATGCTCACCGGCGTGGATCTGGTGAAGGAGCAGATACGGGTGGCCGCAGGTGAAAAGCTCTCGGTCAGTGAGCCGCCGGCGCTGCGCGGGCATGTCATCGAGTGTCGCGTGAATGCAGAAGACCCTGCGCGCAATTTTCAACCCTCGCCAGGGCGCATCGATGTGTTTCATCCTCCGGGCGGGCCCGGGGTCAGGCTCGACACTCACGTTTACACCGGGTACACTGTGCCGCCGTACTATGACTCACTCCTGGCGAAACTGATCTGCCAGGGGAGGGATCGCGCCGAGGCGCTCCGGCGAATGCAGGTTGCGCTCGAGAGCTTCATTATCGAAGGAGTGACGACGACAATTCCGTTTCTGGCCCGCGTGATGGCCGATCCGCACTTTCAGGCGGGCGACATCGACACGAAGTTCCTCGAGCGTGAGGCTCATCTGCTCCGGGAGCCAGTGTAG
- a CDS encoding 2-phosphosulfolactate phosphatase has protein sequence MKLRVFPSPHELSPGAVLGQVVAVIDVLRASTSIATALANGARSIVPLESADLAIIHSRQFDRSEVMLAGEQKMQAIAGFDFGNSPASFTSEAVSGKTIMLTTTNGTRALTGLIGARDVVIASYVNHAAVAAMLGTAVRADTDVAIVCAGDEGHFSLEDAACAGRYVRSLSQRNPSSVVLNDAACACEIIDRKYGDNIAKIFRDSSHGKALAEAGFGEDLESCAELDSQPVVPIYQDRQITRLGPDRER, from the coding sequence GTGAAGCTGCGAGTCTTTCCGTCGCCGCACGAGCTTTCTCCTGGCGCGGTACTCGGACAAGTGGTCGCCGTAATCGACGTGCTCCGCGCGTCGACGAGCATCGCGACCGCGCTGGCAAACGGAGCGCGGAGCATCGTTCCATTGGAAAGCGCCGATCTCGCGATCATTCATTCGAGGCAGTTCGACCGCTCTGAAGTGATGCTCGCCGGCGAGCAGAAGATGCAGGCGATAGCGGGATTCGATTTCGGGAACTCGCCGGCGTCATTCACGAGTGAGGCGGTGAGCGGAAAGACGATAATGCTGACCACTACGAACGGAACGCGTGCGCTCACGGGGCTGATCGGCGCCCGGGACGTCGTCATTGCTTCGTACGTAAATCACGCCGCGGTGGCGGCCATGCTCGGGACCGCAGTTAGAGCTGACACTGACGTCGCGATTGTATGTGCGGGCGACGAGGGACATTTTAGTCTCGAGGACGCCGCGTGTGCGGGCCGATACGTTCGCTCCCTTTCCCAGCGCAACCCAAGCTCCGTCGTTCTGAACGATGCGGCATGCGCTTGCGAGATCATCGATCGAAAATATGGCGACAACATCGCGAAGATCTTCCGGGACTCGTCACACGGGAAAGCGCTCGCCGAAGCAGGGTTCGGGGAGGACCTCGAGTCCTGTGCTGAACTGGATTCGCAGCCTGTGGTCCCCATCTATCAGGACCGACAAATCACTCGACTCGGGCCCGACCGCGAACGCTAA
- a CDS encoding DNA translocase FtsK, protein MLNWIRSLWSPSIRTDKSLDSGPTANANAAPGSALRRELAGIGLLLFALFLAGALTAEGVRLLGGRADVRSAFGWVGDLLALPLANALGWPAAAMLPLAPAAHALRLFGRLDQRTDRSWMVFLLGVVLLLPIVFGLGEGGLREATGLSGVWGSFVAFYLLQFAGNAGAWIILLLAFSALMAATLSWNPVRALVSKTPRTAGTAGDGSALEDETLLQGSSSRAARSARPPEPTPEEMPAVDLSLQPGRESVPIERDDSARGDKKKKKTKADIASEHADRIAAEIDAAGAVAGDEDDDERPSPELLAMPPGRNPEVDNRALDAMGVKLMDALRTFRVEGDLVGRTTGPVVTQFEITPAAGVKVRQFASLANDLALAMRAQSIRIVAPIPGKGAVGVEVPNPTPEVVPFRELMETREWREKRAALPIAIGKDLQGRPVIEDLAKMPHLLIAGATGSGKSVCINTLITSLIFRHTPKTLRLLMVDPKMVELSVYNVLPHLRHKVVTDNRDAAAVLKWAVLEMQERYELMAANGARNIQDFNRKVQEGAKLQLPKRPDVAFENTEYTAGILPYIVLIIDELADLMMTVQAEVETPLAMLAQKARAIGIHIILATQRPSVNVLTGLIKANFASRIAFRVASQIDSRTILDGMGAEALLGNGDMLFVPPGKSEPSRLQGAFISSEDTERITDWYNQRRERRRAMAEAQGLFLEERPEEDIIARIRQKEAEESGTPTGDETTEGDRDKLFREAAEVVIQHQQGSTSLLQRRLKVGYGRAARIIDQLHAAGILGPPDGSKPRDVLAGLDDLDRICGPR, encoded by the coding sequence GTGCTGAACTGGATTCGCAGCCTGTGGTCCCCATCTATCAGGACCGACAAATCACTCGACTCGGGCCCGACCGCGAACGCTAACGCCGCTCCAGGCTCCGCCCTGAGGCGCGAGCTCGCGGGCATCGGGCTCCTGCTCTTCGCGCTGTTCCTCGCCGGCGCGCTGACGGCCGAAGGCGTCAGACTTCTCGGCGGTCGCGCCGACGTCCGAAGCGCTTTCGGCTGGGTCGGGGATCTCCTCGCTCTCCCTCTTGCCAACGCCCTCGGGTGGCCTGCCGCCGCAATGCTTCCGCTCGCACCGGCCGCGCACGCACTCCGGCTGTTCGGAAGACTGGACCAGCGGACGGACAGGTCATGGATGGTCTTTCTCCTCGGCGTCGTGCTGCTGCTGCCGATCGTGTTCGGGCTGGGAGAGGGCGGCCTTCGCGAAGCAACCGGTTTGTCGGGAGTCTGGGGAAGCTTTGTCGCTTTCTATCTCCTTCAGTTTGCCGGAAACGCGGGGGCGTGGATTATACTGCTCCTCGCTTTCAGCGCACTCATGGCTGCAACACTTTCGTGGAATCCGGTTCGCGCGCTCGTGAGCAAGACTCCGCGCACGGCAGGAACCGCAGGCGACGGCTCGGCGCTCGAGGATGAGACACTTCTCCAGGGGTCGAGCTCACGCGCCGCGCGCTCGGCTCGACCGCCCGAGCCGACGCCGGAGGAGATGCCGGCCGTCGACCTCAGCCTGCAACCCGGTCGCGAGAGCGTGCCAATCGAGCGCGACGATTCAGCGCGTGGTGATAAGAAGAAGAAGAAAACCAAGGCGGACATCGCGAGCGAGCATGCCGACAGGATAGCTGCGGAGATAGACGCCGCCGGCGCCGTTGCCGGCGACGAAGACGACGATGAGCGACCATCGCCGGAGCTGCTCGCCATGCCGCCGGGCCGAAATCCCGAAGTCGACAACCGCGCACTCGACGCGATGGGAGTGAAGCTGATGGACGCGCTTCGAACATTCCGCGTCGAGGGAGATCTCGTGGGCCGCACCACCGGGCCGGTGGTGACACAATTCGAGATCACGCCTGCGGCGGGAGTCAAGGTTCGTCAGTTCGCTTCGCTCGCAAACGATCTGGCTCTCGCAATGCGAGCACAGAGCATCAGGATCGTCGCACCAATCCCGGGGAAGGGCGCGGTCGGGGTCGAAGTTCCGAATCCGACTCCGGAAGTCGTGCCGTTCCGCGAGCTGATGGAAACCCGTGAATGGCGCGAGAAGCGCGCGGCGCTGCCCATCGCAATCGGCAAGGACCTTCAGGGGCGTCCCGTGATCGAAGACCTCGCGAAGATGCCGCACCTCCTGATTGCGGGAGCAACCGGGTCGGGAAAATCGGTGTGCATCAACACGCTCATCACCAGTTTGATCTTTCGCCATACGCCAAAGACCCTGCGCTTACTGATGGTCGACCCCAAGATGGTGGAGCTCTCCGTCTACAACGTGCTGCCGCATTTGAGGCACAAAGTCGTGACGGACAACCGCGACGCTGCCGCAGTGCTCAAGTGGGCTGTGCTCGAGATGCAGGAGCGTTACGAGCTGATGGCAGCGAACGGTGCGCGTAATATCCAGGACTTCAATCGAAAAGTTCAGGAAGGCGCGAAGCTCCAATTGCCGAAGCGGCCCGATGTCGCGTTCGAGAACACGGAATACACCGCCGGCATCCTGCCCTACATCGTGCTCATCATCGACGAGCTTGCCGACCTGATGATGACCGTTCAGGCAGAGGTCGAAACCCCGCTGGCGATGCTCGCACAGAAGGCTCGCGCGATAGGCATCCACATCATACTCGCGACGCAGCGCCCGAGCGTGAACGTCCTGACCGGTCTGATCAAGGCAAACTTCGCGAGTCGCATCGCATTCAGGGTCGCGTCGCAGATTGACAGTCGGACGATTCTCGACGGGATGGGGGCGGAAGCGCTCCTCGGAAACGGCGATATGCTGTTCGTTCCGCCCGGAAAGTCGGAGCCCTCGCGGCTGCAGGGCGCGTTCATCTCAAGCGAGGATACCGAGAGAATCACTGACTGGTACAATCAGCGCCGAGAGAGGCGCAGGGCGATGGCCGAAGCTCAGGGCCTGTTCCTTGAGGAGCGACCGGAGGAGGACATCATCGCGAGGATCCGCCAGAAGGAAGCGGAGGAGTCCGGCACGCCCACCGGTGACGAAACCACTGAGGGTGATCGCGACAAGCTGTTCCGTGAAGCAGCCGAGGTTGTCATTCAGCACCAGCAGGGCTCGACGTCCCTGCTTCAGCGGCGACTCAAAGTCGGCTACGGCCGCGCCGCCCGAATTATCGACCAGCTGCATGCCGCGGGAATACTCGGTCCACCAGACGGCTCGAAGCCACGGGACGTCCTGGCCGGTCTCGACGACCTCGACAGGATCTGCGGACCCAGATAA
- a CDS encoding YraN family protein: MLATRQVLGERGERAAERWLVSKGWTIIDRRFRSGHRDIDLVAELTGAGQERVVVFVEVKTRLSSAYGGPLGAVHWRKQREMAKAARDWMSRFHRRGDVYRFDVVGVIFGGAEPELVHIENAFAVR; this comes from the coding sequence ATGCTCGCAACACGTCAGGTGCTGGGAGAACGCGGCGAGCGAGCTGCCGAACGATGGCTCGTGTCGAAAGGGTGGACGATCATCGACCGGCGGTTTCGGAGCGGGCATCGTGACATCGATCTCGTGGCGGAGCTCACTGGAGCGGGACAGGAAAGGGTCGTCGTCTTCGTCGAGGTCAAGACCCGGCTTTCCAGCGCTTACGGGGGCCCCTTGGGCGCCGTGCATTGGCGAAAGCAGAGGGAAATGGCGAAAGCGGCTCGCGACTGGATGAGCCGATTCCACCGTCGGGGAGACGTGTATCGGTTCGATGTAGTCGGTGTGATCTTCGGCGGGGCAGAACCCGAGCTTGTGCATATCGAGAATGCTTTTGCCGTGAGGTAA
- the recA gene encoding recombinase RecA: protein MFNVNHGVSEMAVSVMGEDKKKALNLAIAQIEKNCGKGSIMKMGSDSRVRVDAIPTGAINLDAAIGVGGIPRGRVTEIYGPESSGKTTLCLHVVANAQRAGGVAAYIDAEHALDTDYAQKLGVDVDNLLVSQPDTGEQAMEICEILVRSGAVDVVVIDSVAALVPRAEIEGDMGDSHMGLQARLMSQALRKLTGAIARSRTSVIFINQLREKIGVMFGNPETTTGGKALKFYASVRLDIRRIAAVKEKEDIIGSHVRVKVVKNKVAPPFKQAEFDIMYAEGISHASLVLDIAAESGIIDKSGAWYSYGSQRIGQGRENAKMYLKDNPVLLAEVEEKVKTVLGIRPPVGETEVEAAED from the coding sequence ATGTTCAACGTCAACCATGGGGTGAGCGAGATGGCCGTGTCGGTAATGGGTGAAGACAAAAAGAAGGCGTTGAACCTGGCGATCGCGCAGATCGAAAAGAACTGCGGCAAGGGTTCGATCATGAAGATGGGCTCCGACTCACGCGTTCGCGTCGATGCAATTCCGACGGGCGCGATCAACCTCGACGCGGCAATCGGAGTTGGCGGCATTCCCCGTGGGCGGGTCACCGAGATTTACGGTCCCGAGTCGAGTGGAAAGACGACGCTCTGTTTGCACGTCGTCGCCAACGCGCAGCGCGCCGGCGGCGTAGCCGCATACATCGATGCCGAGCACGCGCTCGACACCGACTACGCGCAGAAGCTCGGTGTCGATGTCGACAACCTCCTCGTGTCCCAGCCGGATACGGGTGAGCAGGCGATGGAGATCTGTGAGATCCTCGTTCGCTCGGGAGCGGTCGATGTGGTGGTCATCGACTCAGTCGCTGCGCTCGTGCCGCGCGCCGAGATCGAAGGCGACATGGGCGACTCGCACATGGGTTTGCAGGCGCGGCTGATGAGCCAGGCGCTGCGGAAGCTGACGGGTGCCATCGCGCGTTCCAGGACGTCCGTCATCTTCATCAACCAGCTGCGCGAGAAGATCGGCGTGATGTTCGGCAATCCGGAGACGACCACCGGTGGAAAGGCGCTCAAGTTCTATGCGTCGGTCCGTCTGGACATCCGGCGTATTGCGGCGGTGAAGGAGAAGGAGGACATCATCGGCTCGCACGTCCGTGTCAAGGTCGTGAAGAACAAGGTCGCGCCGCCGTTCAAGCAGGCAGAATTTGACATCATGTACGCTGAGGGGATAAGTCACGCGTCGCTGGTGCTCGACATCGCGGCTGAATCCGGGATCATCGACAAATCGGGAGCGTGGTACAGCTACGGCTCGCAACGCATCGGGCAGGGTCGTGAGAATGCAAAGATGTACCTCAAGGACAATCCGGTACTGCTCGCCGAAGTGGAAGAGAAGGTGAAGACGGTACTCGGCATTCGTCCGCCGGTTGGTGAGACCGAGGTTGAAGCAGCGGAGGATTAG
- a CDS encoding regulatory protein RecX, with translation MSASAYETALNLLTARPYTARNLKRKLAQKGFALTDVDATIARLLANGILDDNRYAAQFVRGRLLGPGSSRRRIRQQLFQRGIGSDIAEAAIESVIAEESVDLAAVIEKDARKKLALLSGLEPPVVKRRLYSHLARRGYDVDEINVVMRKVMRAD, from the coding sequence GTGTCCGCATCGGCCTACGAAACAGCGCTGAATCTTCTGACAGCGCGGCCCTACACCGCGCGAAATCTGAAGCGCAAGCTGGCGCAAAAAGGATTCGCGCTGACGGACGTCGATGCGACGATCGCGCGCCTGCTGGCCAACGGGATCCTCGACGACAATCGATACGCCGCGCAATTTGTCCGCGGCCGATTACTGGGCCCGGGATCCTCCCGCCGCCGTATCCGCCAGCAGCTCTTCCAGCGCGGAATCGGGAGCGACATCGCCGAAGCCGCAATCGAATCGGTTATCGCTGAGGAGTCTGTCGATCTCGCCGCGGTAATCGAGAAGGACGCCCGCAAGAAACTCGCATTGCTTTCGGGACTCGAGCCGCCGGTTGTAAAACGCAGGCTCTATTCGCACCTTGCCCGGCGCGGCTACGACGTCGACGAAATCAACGTCGTGATGAGGAAGGTGATGAGGGCAGACTAG
- the alaS gene encoding alanine--tRNA ligase codes for MQAAEIRQRFLDYFARHGHSVQPSGPLVPKDDPTLLFANAGMVQYKKVFLGQENPAFGRRAATSQKCVRAGGKHNDLEQVGHTARHHTFFEMLGNFSFGDYFKRDAIRFAWEFLTKDLKLDARHLRVSVFHEDEEARALWREIAGLPDSRIYGLGAHDNFWQMADTGPCGPCSEIFTDLAHVTDDYRFPAGATGEWTERDRTEFSKDAFVEGTEAGRFLEFWNLVFMQFDKQPDGTLVPLPKPSVDTGLGLDRTSAIVQRVDNNYHTDLFRPLIESVENATGIPYRGKDSDEPFWHQFTSGPHRADYSAAVQKDNRVLVDPASFRVIADHGRAVAFLLADAVFPSNEGRGYVLRRILRRGVRHGWLLGRSTPMLAQIVERVIELMGDVYPELRQRRKHIIDTTLAEEQRFLATIDGGMRRFDEIAPPETTQGSDIIRGTVSGEDAFRLYDTFGFPIDLTELMARERGYTVDIAGFEQALAAQRTQSQEERRSRQIGVSADDLMSATWHADGGSESSAGGDGESRRAGAARNAGAVAFVGYDRIETDTTVIDYAKLADGRVAVMLKETPFYAESGGQVSDTGTITGEGWRLDVEEVRKVDGQAAVVGEAEGEIKLGHAHAAVPRDKRLDTERNHTATHLLHAALRDVLGEHVHQAGSLVAPDRLRFDFTHHGPMSEGEIARVEEIVNREVFNAIPLDIAQKSYSEALSSGAMALFGEKYGDVVRVVRIPGVSAELCGGTHVRNTSEIGLFRVVAESGVAAGVRRIEAITGPKAYARLNETARALDEVADVLRTTPENVVRRVQSLVEEKRSLEKRVDEAMRSGNGGEVERLVERAQDVKGIRVVVERVAAPDTRTFGALADAIRDRLGSGVAVLAAEINGKQSLLCVVTDDLRERGMRADSILKQIAEAAGGRGGGKAHMAQGGVPDESAVAHALAAVMPTVEKQLASL; via the coding sequence ATGCAAGCGGCGGAGATCAGACAGCGGTTCCTCGACTATTTCGCGCGTCACGGCCACTCGGTGCAGCCGAGCGGGCCGCTCGTCCCGAAGGACGACCCGACGCTGCTGTTCGCGAACGCGGGCATGGTTCAATACAAGAAGGTTTTCCTTGGCCAGGAGAACCCCGCATTCGGAAGACGCGCGGCGACTTCGCAGAAATGCGTTCGAGCTGGAGGCAAGCACAACGATCTCGAGCAGGTCGGCCATACCGCGCGGCATCACACGTTCTTCGAGATGCTCGGGAATTTTTCCTTCGGAGACTACTTCAAGCGCGACGCAATCAGGTTCGCGTGGGAGTTTCTGACCAAGGATCTGAAGCTCGATGCGCGGCATTTGCGGGTGTCCGTGTTTCACGAGGATGAAGAGGCGCGGGCACTATGGCGGGAGATCGCCGGACTGCCTGACTCGCGCATCTACGGGCTCGGCGCGCACGACAACTTCTGGCAGATGGCGGATACCGGTCCGTGCGGGCCTTGCTCGGAGATCTTCACGGATCTGGCTCATGTCACCGATGACTATCGTTTCCCAGCAGGAGCGACAGGAGAGTGGACAGAGCGCGATCGCACCGAATTCTCCAAGGACGCATTCGTCGAAGGCACTGAAGCCGGCCGATTCCTGGAATTCTGGAATCTCGTGTTCATGCAATTCGACAAGCAGCCCGACGGCACGCTGGTTCCGCTGCCTAAGCCTTCGGTGGATACCGGATTGGGGTTGGATCGCACCAGCGCAATCGTGCAGCGAGTAGACAACAACTACCACACGGACCTGTTCAGACCGCTTATCGAGAGTGTCGAGAATGCAACGGGGATCCCGTACCGCGGCAAGGACTCGGACGAGCCGTTTTGGCACCAATTCACCTCGGGGCCGCACCGTGCCGACTATTCGGCCGCGGTGCAAAAGGACAACCGGGTACTGGTCGATCCCGCGTCGTTCCGCGTTATCGCCGATCACGGGCGTGCCGTCGCATTCTTGCTTGCCGACGCAGTCTTCCCGTCAAACGAAGGACGCGGTTATGTGCTGCGGAGAATTCTGCGCCGCGGAGTTCGGCACGGATGGCTTCTCGGCCGCTCGACGCCGATGCTTGCCCAGATCGTCGAGCGCGTGATCGAGCTGATGGGTGACGTCTATCCGGAGCTGCGACAGCGTCGGAAACACATCATCGATACGACGCTGGCAGAGGAGCAACGCTTTCTCGCAACGATCGACGGCGGGATGCGAAGGTTCGACGAGATCGCACCCCCTGAGACGACCCAGGGCTCGGACATTATTCGCGGAACAGTTTCGGGGGAGGATGCCTTCCGTCTTTATGACACCTTTGGTTTTCCGATCGACCTTACAGAGCTCATGGCGCGCGAGCGCGGCTACACCGTTGACATTGCCGGTTTCGAGCAGGCACTTGCCGCGCAACGGACGCAGTCACAGGAGGAGCGCAGGTCTCGACAAATCGGCGTCTCGGCAGATGATCTCATGAGCGCGACGTGGCACGCGGACGGCGGAAGTGAGAGCTCTGCAGGCGGAGATGGTGAATCCAGGCGCGCCGGCGCAGCGAGAAATGCCGGAGCCGTTGCCTTCGTCGGATACGACCGTATCGAGACCGACACCACGGTAATCGATTACGCGAAGCTCGCCGATGGCCGCGTCGCGGTGATGCTGAAAGAAACTCCGTTCTACGCCGAATCCGGCGGACAGGTCTCCGACACTGGCACGATCACCGGAGAAGGCTGGAGGCTCGACGTGGAAGAGGTGCGGAAAGTCGATGGCCAGGCTGCTGTGGTTGGCGAAGCGGAGGGCGAGATCAAGCTTGGTCACGCCCATGCAGCGGTTCCTCGCGACAAGCGGCTCGACACTGAAAGGAACCATACTGCAACTCATCTGCTGCACGCTGCGTTGAGGGATGTGCTCGGTGAGCACGTCCATCAGGCGGGCTCGCTCGTCGCGCCCGACAGGCTGCGATTCGATTTCACGCACCACGGTCCGATGTCCGAAGGGGAGATTGCGCGCGTTGAAGAGATCGTGAACCGTGAAGTGTTCAATGCGATTCCGCTGGACATCGCACAAAAGAGCTACAGTGAAGCTCTCTCGTCGGGCGCAATGGCGCTGTTTGGCGAGAAGTACGGCGATGTCGTTCGTGTAGTGCGCATTCCCGGCGTCTCGGCCGAGCTGTGTGGCGGAACCCATGTCAGGAATACCTCGGAAATCGGGCTGTTCCGAGTCGTTGCGGAATCCGGCGTCGCGGCCGGCGTTCGCCGGATCGAGGCGATCACCGGGCCAAAGGCGTACGCCCGGCTGAATGAAACGGCCAGGGCTCTCGACGAGGTCGCCGACGTACTGCGCACGACGCCCGAAAACGTTGTCCGTCGCGTCCAGTCACTCGTCGAGGAGAAGCGCTCGCTCGAGAAGCGTGTGGACGAAGCGATGCGCAGCGGCAACGGTGGCGAGGTCGAGCGGCTCGTGGAAAGAGCGCAAGATGTAAAAGGAATAAGAGTCGTTGTGGAACGCGTAGCCGCTCCGGATACCAGGACATTTGGCGCTCTCGCCGATGCAATTCGCGACCGTCTCGGCAGCGGGGTCGCAGTACTCGCGGCGGAGATAAACGGAAAGCAGAGCCTTCTCTGCGTCGTGACGGATGATTTGCGCGAGCGAGGCATGAGAGCGGACAGCATTCTCAAGCAGATTGCTGAAGCCGCCGGAGGACGAGGGGGCGGGAAAGCTCACATGGCGCAAGGCGGTGTTCCGGATGAATCTGCTGTCGCGCACGCTCTCGCCGCCGTCATGCCGACCGTGGAGAAACAACTCGCGTCTCTCTAA